One window from the genome of Myripristis murdjan chromosome 6, fMyrMur1.1, whole genome shotgun sequence encodes:
- the june gene encoding junE proto-oncogene, AP-1 transcription factor subunit, which translates to METPFYHDDAPPVASFGQLGDYDRYPGNKMIMSKKGTAVAAGGHHFIGGGSGSASALKLSGNPDNLGLTGTNASLVVPSSSSAADVNLLKLASPDLEHLIVQSNQGLVTTTNSANPFLYRNQATNEQEGFADGFVKALADLHKQNQLVGGGSPMSPSSSSTSLQAPYQRNLMSGAEMPVYANLSSYNPGQMAYPGGHMAYGGSGHSGAPQPHSRGPDAPQTVPEVHPPPPHPPGDPANGQLPSLSPIDPETQERIKAERKKLRNRIAASKCRKRKLERISRLEEKVKALKTQNSALAATASTLREQVTRLKRKVTSHVAGGCQIAVGSAKPGSTSGENSVC; encoded by the coding sequence ATGGAAACTCCTTTCTACCACGACGATGCACCTCCTGTTGCCAGCTTCGGACAGCTTGGCGACTATGACCGTTACCCAGGCAATAAGATGATAATGAGTAAGAAAGGCACAGCTGTGGCGGCAGGCGGGCATCATTTCATTGGTGGTGGAAGCGGAAGTGCCTCGGCGCTAAAACTTAGTGGGAACCCTGACAACCTGGGGCTCACTGGCACTAATGCATCCCTTGTGGTGCCCTCATCATCCTCGGCAGCAGATGTAAACCTCCTTAAACTAGCATCGCCTGACCTGGAGCACCTGATTGTCCAGTCCAACCAGGGCTTGGTTACCACTACCAACTCTGCCAACCCCTTTCTCTACCGGAACCAGGCCACTAATGAGCAAGAGGGATTTGCTGATGGGTTTGTGAAGGCATTGGCAGACCTTCACAAGCAGAATCAGCTAGTCGGTGGAGGCAGTCCCATGtctccatcatcatcctccacctccctccagGCACCTTACCAGCGGAACCTGATGTCTGGGGCGGAAATGCCAGTCTACGCCAACCTCAGCAGCTACAACCCAGGCCAGATGGCATATCCTGGAGGCCACATGGCGTATGGAGGGTCCGGTCACAGTGGAGCTCCACAACCCCACAGCCGAGGCCCAGATGCACCTCAGACCGTCCCTGAGGTACACCCACCACCTCCTCATCCACCAGGCGATCCTGCCAACGGCCAgctgccctccctctcccccatcGACCCGGAGACTCAGGAGAGAATCAAGGCCGAGCGCAAGAAGCTGCGCAACCGGATCGCCGCATCCAAGTGCCGGAAGCGCAAGCTGGAGCGCATCTCACGACTAGAGGAGAAGGTGAAGGCACTGAAGACGCAGAACTCGGCACTTGCTGCTACTGCTTCCACACTGAGGGAGCAGGTCACCCGGCTCAAGAGGAAGGTCACGAGCCATGTCGCCGGTGGCTGTCAGATTGCTGTAGGCTCAGCAAAACCTGGCAGCACCAGCGGCGAGAACTCCGTCTGCTGA